CGGCCCTCGGCGAAGTCGTCGAGATAGGTCGCCAGGGCGGCCTTGCTCCTGACCCGGAACTGATGGAAGTCCGGGGGACGCTTCTCCAGGAAGGCGTTCATGCCTTCGAGGGACTCCTCGCTTCCCCAGATGTTGGCAAGCAACTCCATGCCGTGCTGCCACGACGGGTACAACCCATCCGAGTCGAAGTTGAGCGACACCTTCGTCGCCCTGATCGTCTGCGAGCTGTAGCCGCGGATCTGCGACACGATCTCCTCGACACGCTCGACGAGGCGCTCCGTCGGGACGGCCTCGTTGGCGAGCCCGATCTGAGCCGCCTCGGCGCCCGTGTACCGTTTGCAGAGGAAGATCATCCCCTTGGCGCGCCGCTCGCCGATCAGCTTGCCGATGTACTGAGTGGCCCCGACGGTGGGGCAGGCGCCAACCATGGCGCCGGTCTGACCGAAGACCGCGTCCTCGGCGGTGATCACGAGATCGCACCAGAGCATCAACTCGTGGCCTCCGCCGACGCATGCGCCTTCGACCATGGCGATGACGGGGATCGGAAGGTTGCGGCAGGTCATGGCGACCATCTGCATGCGGTCGTTCCACATCGCCGAGTTCGCCTTGTTGAGCCTCATCATGGCGTGGAAGTCACCGCCGGCCGAGAAGTGGCCGGCTACCCCGTAGACCACCACGGCGACGATGGTCGGATCCTCCCGGGTCCGGTTGAGTGCGTCTGCGATCTCGTCGAGTGTCTGCTCCCTGAAGGCGTTGCGCACCTCGGGCCGGTTGATACCGATCCACGCCGCGTCGTTGCGCACCTCGTACACGATCTCGCGATATGCGATCTCCCGTCCGGCCATCGCCGTCCTCCTCATGCCGTCATCGGCGCCGAAACCTGCCCTCCGGCGATCCTACGGGAGACCGCTCGGAGCGTGCCGAGCAGACGGTTTTGCCAGGTCCGGAGCGAATGCTGTTCCCATGATCGGAGCGATCCTGGAGGCGGCGCGTGTGGGCCAACCCCATCACTCGTGGCGGCCGATCCCTGCTCTGCGCCGCATGACCTCCATCACAGACGAGTTGTCGGCGTCCGAGAGGCCACCATCCTCGGCGTCGACGAGCGCCCGACGCACCGCGTCGGCGAGCACGTGGGACGCCCCGACGGACTCGGCGAACCCGTTGATGAGCCGCGAGTCCTTGTGGCTCTGCCGCACGCGAGACGACGGCGGGTAGTGGTCGGCGGCGACCATGCGGTCTCCCCAGATGTCCATCGCCTTGGAGTACGCCGCCGAGTCGCGCAGGATGAGCAGCATCTCCTCCAGGTCGACTCCCGCCTTCTCGGCAACCGTGAGCCCTTCGGCGACCGCGGCTCTGTTGATGGACAGCACGTGGTTGACGATCAGCTTGGCGATGGCGCCCGACCCGACCGGCCCGACGTGGTAGACGGCCCGCCCGAGCGGCCGCAGCAGCGTGGTGGCCACCGCCACCGCCTCCTGCGAGCCGCCCGCCATGAAGATGACGTCCCTGACCGCCGCCTGGGCGGCATTGCCGGAGATGGTGGCGTCGACGAAGTCGGCGCCCGCCTCCGCAAGCGCCCGCCATGCGGCAACGGCATCGTCGGGCTCGCCGGTGGTCGTGTCGACCACGAGGAGGCCGTCGCGGGTCGAGGACGCGATCTCATGCACCACCTCGAGCATGACCGAGCTGTTCGGGAGGGACAGCAGCGCCACCTCCACACCGGCGACCGCCTCCGCAACGGAGGAGGCGACGACGCCACCGCGCCCCGCGTGCTCGCCGGCGCGCTCGGCCTCGGGATCGAACCCGACCACTGCGTGGCCGTCTGCGAGGAGATGCCGTGCCAGCGTCCCACCCATCAACCCGAGCCCGATGACTGCGAGATCCATGCTCAGAAACGGTAGAAGGCGGCGGGGTTGTCGACGGCGATGGCAGCCCGCAGCGACTCGTCCGCGACCCACCCGCCGAATGCGTCCACCAGGTCGCCGTCGTTCGGGTTCGCCTCGTACTTGTTGGGGTGCGGCCAGTCGGTTCCCCACATCACCCTGTCGGACGCCGCCTCGATGAGGGCGTGCGCCATCGGGGCGACGTCGTCGTACGGCGGCAGGTCGGTGGCGCTCACCCTGTTTGCCCCGGAGATCTTGATCCAGGTGTTGCCGCGGCGCACCAGCTCGAGCAGGACCTGGAACCCGGGTGCGGCGACACCGGCGG
This sequence is a window from Acidimicrobiia bacterium. Protein-coding genes within it:
- a CDS encoding enoyl-CoA hydratase-related protein, producing the protein MAGREIAYREIVYEVRNDAAWIGINRPEVRNAFREQTLDEIADALNRTREDPTIVAVVVYGVAGHFSAGGDFHAMMRLNKANSAMWNDRMQMVAMTCRNLPIPVIAMVEGACVGGGHELMLWCDLVITAEDAVFGQTGAMVGACPTVGATQYIGKLIGERRAKGMIFLCKRYTGAEAAQIGLANEAVPTERLVERVEEIVSQIRGYSSQTIRATKVSLNFDSDGLYPSWQHGMELLANIWGSEESLEGMNAFLEKRPPDFHQFRVRSKAALATYLDDFAEGRNQSKRSAAAREA
- a CDS encoding NAD(P)-dependent oxidoreductase; the encoded protein is MDLAVIGLGLMGGTLARHLLADGHAVVGFDPEAERAGEHAGRGGVVASSVAEAVAGVEVALLSLPNSSVMLEVVHEIASSTRDGLLVVDTTTGEPDDAVAAWRALAEAGADFVDATISGNAAQAAVRDVIFMAGGSQEAVAVATTLLRPLGRAVYHVGPVGSGAIAKLIVNHVLSINRAAVAEGLTVAEKAGVDLEEMLLILRDSAAYSKAMDIWGDRMVAADHYPPSSRVRQSHKDSRLINGFAESVGASHVLADAVRRALVDAEDGGLSDADNSSVMEVMRRRAGIGRHE